In Nitrospinota bacterium, the sequence GGAGATACGGTTATTGAACTCCTTTTTTCCTCCGAGCCGGAACCGAATACGGCGCCATTCGTGTCGTTGAACGTGTCATAGCGGAGAGTCAGCCCGAAAGTGTCGTTTATCGCGTAATTTGCCATCACCAGCATGCCGTCCCACTTCGATGTGCCGCCGCTTGATTCGATGACTCCCATATTGTATTCACCACCTATAAGGAGATTTTTTACAGACTTTATCGTAAAATCGACGTCAGTTATTGTAGTCTTGTCGAGCGTGGTCGTTACAGGATCCCCCTGCGCATCCTTGTCGTCGGATGTCGCACCTGTAAGGAAGCTGATACCGAGGTTTATCCCTTCCGCGGGAGAAAGCCCTACCCTCGTACCGACCGTTTTATCCTTGTTGTTGTCGGTATTATTATCCATCCCATTCACATAATAGGCCGCGATATCGAATATCCCGCCGTTGAAGTGCCCCATGAATCCGGTGAGGTTCGTCGGCAGGCCGTAATCGAACACCATAGCGTGGGAATACTGATACATATCTGGAGCATCCAGCAGCTCGAAGCCTATTGGAGCGTTAAACTTTCCAAGTGTGAGGGTAATTTTTTCTGAAGGAGTTACAGCGATGAAACCCTGTTCAACGCCGCTTTCCGTTTCAGTGAAATCGATATCTATCCTGAAAGAGGCTTTATCGCCCGTCTTGCCGGTAAAATCGATCTCGGCGCTGTCCATGCCAAAGGAAGCTCTATCAGTTGACGCTTTTGTTGCGGCCGCGTCGTCAGTGACAGCCGCCGTGTCGTTCGTGACATATGACATATCCACAAATCCGTGAATTCCAAGCTCAACGGAATTTTCCGCCGCCTGAGCATTTATTGCCAAGCCTCCGCCAATTGAAAAA encodes:
- a CDS encoding porin produces the protein MAINAQAAENSVELGIHGFVDMSYVTNDTAAVTDDAAATKASTDRASFGMDSAEIDFTGKTGDKASFRIDIDFTETESGVEQGFIAVTPSEKITLTLGKFNAPIGFELLDAPDMYQYSHAMVFDYGLPTNLTGFMGHFNGGIFDIAAYYVNGMDNNTDNNKDKTVGTRVGLSPAEGINLGISFLTGATSDDKDAQGDPVTTTLDKTTITDVDFTIKSVKNLLIGGEYNMGVIESSGGTSKWDGMLVMANYAINDTFGLTLRYDTFNDTNGAVFGSGSEEKRSSITVSPSMSIAEGLGLLVEYRSTSSDKEAWVDKDGAGKKSQSVIAAEMTYSF